GCCTGGCGCTCGGCCTCGCTTTGGGCGATGCGCACCTCCAGGGCCCCGCTTTCCTCAATCACCTGGGCCAGGAGTTTGGCTTCCTCCTCCACCTCCTCCTTGGGGCCTTCCAGCTCCACGATGAGGAGGACCTCGGCCTGGGGGTAGCCGGCCCCCACCGCGGCCTCGGCGGCCTCGATGGCCAGGCGGTCCATGATCTCCATGGCCCCGGGGAGAAGCCCGCTGCGGATCACCTGGCTCACGGCGTTGCCGGCGGCCTCGAGGCTCCCGTAGGCGGCCAGCAGGGTGTGGTAGGCCTCGGGCCTGGGGAGAAGCCTTAGGGTGATCTCCAGGGCCACTCCCAAAAGCCCCTCGGTACCCACGAAGAAGCCCGCGAGGTCGGGGCCCACCCCCTCCAGGCTTTCCCCGCCCAGGCGCACCACCTCCCCCGTGGGGGTGACCACCTCGAGGCCCAGGACGTGGCCTGCCGTCATCCCGTACTTCAGGCAGTGGGCCCCCCCGGAGTTGAAGGCCACGTTCCCGCCCAGGGTGGAGATGGGCTGGCTGGAGGGATCGGGGGCGTAGTAGAGCCCGTAAGGGGCCGCCTGCCGGGAAACCTCCAGGTTCACCACCCCGGGCTCCACCACGGCGATCTTGGCCCTGGGGTCCAGGCGCAGGATGCGGTTCATGCGGTTTAGGGCCAGGACGATCCCCCCCTCCACGGGGAGGGAGCCCCCGCTTAGGCTCGTGCCGCTTCCCCGGGCCACGAAGGGGACGCCGTGGCGGTGGCAGAGCCTGACCGCCTCCACCACCTCCTTCTTCCGCTCGGGGAGCACCACCGCCAGGGGGCGCCTGCGGTAGGCGGTGAGGGCGTCGGACTCGTAAGGGGCAAGCGCCGCCTCCCGGGTGAGGACCCTTCCCGGGGGGAAAAGGGCCTTGAGCTCCTCCAAAAAGCCCATCTCGGCCTCCTTGCCTCCCACTTTACGCCAAGGGGCGGGCCCCTGCCCGCCCCTTGGCATGCCGGGCTAGTCGAGGTAGTCGTAGGCCACCAGGGTGAGGAACTCGATGAACTCCTCGGAGAGGACCAGCCGGTCCAGGATCGCCTCCGCCTCCCGGTAGCGGCCCGCCTCCCGCCCCCCCAGCTTGGCGAGCTCCTCTTCCTTCACCTTTTGGTAGAGCTCCGGGGTCACCGTGCGCCCGTCCTCCAGGGTGGCCCCCCGGTGCACCCACTGCCAGAGCTGGGCCCGGCTGATCTCCGCGGTGGCGGCGTCCTCCATGAGGTTGAAGATGGCGGCGGCCCCGTTGCCAAGAAGCCACTGGTTCAGGTACTGGAGGGCCACGGAGATGTTGTTCCTGAGGCCCGCCTCCGTCACCTTGCCCCCCGGGACCTGGAAATCCAGGAGGTCT
This genomic stretch from Thermus thermamylovorans harbors:
- a CDS encoding FAD-linked oxidase C-terminal domain-containing protein; this translates as MGFLEELKALFPPGRVLTREAALAPYESDALTAYRRRPLAVVLPERKKEVVEAVRLCHRHGVPFVARGSGTSLSGGSLPVEGGIVLALNRMNRILRLDPRAKIAVVEPGVVNLEVSRQAAPYGLYYAPDPSSQPISTLGGNVAFNSGGAHCLKYGMTAGHVLGLEVVTPTGEVVRLGGESLEGVGPDLAGFFVGTEGLLGVALEITLRLLPRPEAYHTLLAAYGSLEAAGNAVSQVIRSGLLPGAMEIMDRLAIEAAEAAVGAGYPQAEVLLIVELEGPKEEVEEEAKLLAQVIEESGALEVRIAQSEAERQAIWKGRKAAFSAVGRLSPDYIVQDGVVPRSRLGEALKEIGRLSQEYGLRVANVFHAGDGNLHPLVLYDGKKPGELERAEELAGEILRLCVRLGGSLTGEHGIGVEKKAYMPEMFAPEDLLAMERVKEALDPRGLANRGKVLPEGVVDPRLEGAHG